The sequence below is a genomic window from Coffea arabica cultivar ET-39 chromosome 8e, Coffea Arabica ET-39 HiFi, whole genome shotgun sequence.
ATTGCTAAGAATTCAGTTATTTTTTATATGTAATATACTAACAAGTTTTTGGTCTAATTATAGAAAATGCTAcagtcaaaagaaaaaattgagatgCAATAAGACCTTTCCCTTGCCATTATGTTTAGTGACAGAAAAGTTTAGAGTGGACGCAGAGAATTAACATTAAGTTTGACCTTGCTTCTATGTTTTTTCCCCGATCCGACAGGTCACAGAACTAAAGCTTTGCAAAAACTttagttttcaaattttgtgatattATCGGAGAAAATAAATCCGTTCTAATCTTAGTCTTTGCCGTTTCTTCTTCCAATTCCCTCAAGACAATAATATCTGCATAAGAACTTGTTCATAATAGGACTATCTTGGGATTTTACCTGTTAGACCATACCGCAAGTGTATCGTCACCCTGACTCTGATAAACGAACGAGCCACCAGCCCATTGCTCTTTCTGATTATATGGAGTTACCCAAATCTGGTTATTCGTAAATGCTCCCCTCTTTTGAGGAGGATCATCGAGGTCAAGCAGACTAGCTGCTGTGCCAGAAGCAACCACCTTATACCCAACAGGGTTTCCcactcttgttttcttggatgGATTGATAACATGGAATTCCGCCGGATCATAGAGCTTGAGCTTTATTTGTGCATCTTTCTCAGTCTTAGCAACATTCTTGACAGCTTTCAAGTAGCTCCTTCTTGGTGACACTTTCGGTGGATTGTTCGACCTCTCGATATTTACTTTCACAAAGGAATTATTGGAGCCATCCACATCCATGTCGAGGTAGAATGCAACGTAGTGATCATGAATGACACCAATAACATTTTCGGACAATAGTGTTCCAAAAAGATTTTCCTGTTGGTTCACCTGATTCATGTGTACATAGGAAGTGCCCTTCACCATCAATATACCACTCAGTCCAACCTGTGATCAATTatccaaagaaaaaaccaaaactTCATCAGACTTGGTGGATGTTGAAATTGGAGAACCTTCTGGCACCATTTGTCAGTCTAATTCCACTTTTTTGTCAGTCATTTTCAAAGGAATATCTCACAAGTAGCTAACTGTATATGGATCAGGCCTCAATTATTGGGCCAATTTGTCTCCAATAGCAGGTAAGTAACTAATATCCTTTGCATGATTGAGGTTATTAATACATGTTTAGGGGACGCCATCTTGGGCGGCGGTGTGCAAACTTGTCATCATAGGCTCATAGGCATATAAATTTACGAGTAAAAGCGATTAAAATCTTACCTTGACTCTGATAAGTCCATCCATTTGAAACTCCCAATCCACAATGTAGTCATAGTTTGCCACTGATGCTGCCATTCTCACCACTAAGGTCACCTTCGGTCTTGCCTCTCTGATCtgcccaaaaataataataataataataataataatcaatgAGCATAATTATTTCCTAACTCGATGGCCTAAGAGAGATCAATATCTCATCACACAACCAAATATCCTAGCCATTATTTTTTCATCAAACCAATTTCCCACCTTGTCCATTCCTTCCAATATTTTCAAATAATCAACTAAAGTATACAGAGCTACCATTGACTACTTGTTTTCAATCTCAAGAAATGATATGCTGACTTGTTAGTGGGTGTTTACTTTTGTAAATGTAAAAATTGTACCCCTAATTTCTTCAGCTAATTTTCATACTAGcagaaaagttaaaaaaattggTTCTATATACTCTTAGGCACAACCCATCACACAAAGGTTGGTAGTCTAGTGGTTGGATGCGCTGCTCCACGGTACAAGTAGACACATGtcataaacatatatatatatatatatatatatatgtattcatcatagtaaaaaaaatttgttacgTGTAACTTAGAATCAATCGATGTCCATTATTTTAGCGTTATAACATGTTTCAATGTTggcacagaaaaaaaaaacacacacacacatatagcGAAAGCAATTTTAAtgcatataaaaataaaaatacgtAGGAAATGATTACCCCCATTCCGGTAATTGGACTCTCGGAATGACGCCAACCAATATCACCTCCATAGCTTTCGAATACACAAACCATATTAGATCGGACGTATGGAGTTCCATCAGCAGCTGGAAACACACCATCCATATAATAGGCATTACGCGGACAATCATTAAGCGGGTCAAGAGGCATGGCCTGGAGCCCAAACCCGTATTCACCAGCATCCATATACGTTTTAAAGTACCATGCATCAGTGGGGTCCATGTATGGCACAAACAGTTCTGATGAAAAGCCTTTGTACATCACATCCCTCATCACCCCAGTACCCGGGTCCCTGACCTTGGCCCGAGAAACGATCACTCCAGCTCTTGGGTCGGGTTTGAGGTGAAATTCCCAGTTTGCCCATTTCACTAAGTGATCATCCTCTATAGTGTAACTTGGACCTTTTGGCTGCTCAATAGATATTGGGTTTATTAGGCTTTGATGGTAATTTTGGGCTGAAAAGCGGTACTCCGTATTGGCAGCCTTTGGTATTGGTATGTTCCTGCCCTTATCAGTAATTTCCACCACTTCTTTAGTGTCCAAATCAAGAAGCACTGTTAGACCCTCAATCGGCCTCATGTAGAAGTTTGCAGTGTCTTTCATAGAATAGCATTGCACTTTAATCAACCTTCTCTTCTCCTCACTCTTGCCTACCAAAAttgcaaatatatatatatatatatatatatatatatatatatatatatatatgttaaacACGACTTTGTAATACTAGCTTTTAAATGATTAAAGACTATACAAACTTTGAAAGTAAGGTTGAAATAACTTACCACCTATAATTATTAACTACAAGAAATTGGCGTGATGTTCACATCGCACATGCATAGATATCTACCACCAATTGACCTTAGGGTGTGTGCGATAAgattaaaatctgaaatttgaatt
It includes:
- the LOC113704119 gene encoding amine oxidase [copper-containing] gamma 2; this translates as MEGKKFLRNLFFLCGIIILLFFTISNLPYPPSNSLGCTTNSPWCTSSKNRFQFKNPHVIQFPSDSKLRRHSTAVPHHPLDPLTIPELNKVKKVIQSHDLFRNSNYALHSVVLDEPDKQLVLTWQKGDPLPPRKASVVARVSRVSHVLTVELETSKVILHETGPHSGYPTMTVEDMTSSTWAPLANADFNRTIIERGVDLADLACLPISSGWFGKSEEKRRLIKVQCYSMKDTANFYMRPIEGLTVLLDLDTKEVVEITDKGRNIPIPKAANTEYRFSAQNYHQSLINPISIEQPKGPSYTIEDDHLVKWANWEFHLKPDPRAGVIVSRAKVRDPGTGVMRDVMYKGFSSELFVPYMDPTDAWYFKTYMDAGEYGFGLQAMPLDPLNDCPRNAYYMDGVFPAADGTPYVRSNMVCVFESYGGDIGWRHSESPITGMGIREARPKVTLVVRMAASVANYDYIVDWEFQMDGLIRVKVGLSGILMVKGTSYVHMNQVNQQENLFGTLLSENVIGVIHDHYVAFYLDMDVDGSNNSFVKVNIERSNNPPKVSPRRSYLKAVKNVAKTEKDAQIKLKLYDPAEFHVINPSKKTRVGNPVGYKVVASGTAASLLDLDDPPQKRGAFTNNQIWVTPYNQKEQWAGGSFVYQSQGDDTLAVWSNRNRPIENKDIVLWYTLGFHHVPCQEDFPIMPTVSSSFDLKPVNFFESNPILNIPPNVEKDLPICNAAASA